The proteins below are encoded in one region of Mangifera indica cultivar Alphonso unplaced genomic scaffold, CATAS_Mindica_2.1 Un_0004, whole genome shotgun sequence:
- the LOC123205378 gene encoding probable pectinesterase/pectinesterase inhibitor 6, with protein sequence MDTILFSIFNFFLLISSCNIILADEFLSWVSVANRHHLQLTPPKADIVVAQDGSGNYTTISEAVAAAAKKTDGKRLVIYVKQGVYKENVEFKISNLTFIGDGMDATIITGNRSARDGFRTFNTATFGVSGYGFIARDMTFENTAGPENNQSVALRSNSDRSVFYNCSFKGYQDTLYVYRGAQFYRNCDIYGTVDFIFGYAAVVFQNCNIYIRKPLSYQKNTITAHGRESLEDNTGIIIHNSRITAATDMIGVTSIESYLGRPWKKYSRTVVMKCTIDELIHPAGWLPWNGSFALNTLYYGEYLNTGSGANTNGRVKWPGYHVIQNSTEASKFTVDNFLSGNSWIPATGVPFEGGL encoded by the exons ATGGATACAATTTTATTctccattttcaatttttttctactAATTTCTTCTTGCAATATTATACTAGCGGATGAATTTCTGTCGTGGGTTTCGGTTGCCAATAGGCACCACCTTCAATTGACGCCACCAAAAGCTGACATTGTGGTTGCACAAGACGGCTCTGGAAATTATACAACCATTTCTGAAGCTGTGGCTGCTGCAGCCAAGAAAACTGATGGAAAAAGATTGGTTATCTATGTTAAGCAAGGAGTTTATAAGGAAAACGTAGAGTTCAAAATATCGAACTTAACATTTATTGGAGATGGAATGGATGCTACTATTATTACGGGTAATAGGAGTGCTAGAGATGGTTTCAGGACTTTCAACACAGCAACTTTTG GTGTCTCTGGATATGGATTCATAGCTCGGGACATGACATTTGAGAACACGGCAGGGCCCGAGAATAATCAATCAGTGGCTCTCCGATCAAATTCTGATAGATCAGTCTTCTACAACTGTAGCTTTAAAGGCTACCAAGACACATTATATGTCTACAGGGGAGCTCAATTCTACCGTAACTGTGACATTTATGGAACTGTAGACTTTATCTTTGGTTATGCAGCAGTGGTGTTTCAAAACTGTAACATTTACATTCGGAAGCCATTGAGCTACCAAAAGAACACAATTACGGCACATGGAAGAGAATCGTTGGAAGACAATACAGGAATAATTATCCACAATTCTCGTATTACTGCTGCTACCGATATGATAGGCGTAACATCGATTGAAAGCTATTTGGGGCGGCCGTGGAAAAAGTATTCGAGAACTGTGGTTATGAAATGTACGATCGATGAATTGATTCATCCCGCCGGTTGGTTGCCGTGGAATGGTAGTTTTGCTCTGAACACTCTCTATTATGGAGAGTATTTGAATACGGGAAGTGGGGCAAATACCAACGGAAGGGTAAAATGGCCAGGATATCATGTGATTCAAAACTCAACAGAGGCATCAAAGTTCACAgtggataattttttaagtgGGAATTCGTGGATTCCAGCCACCGGAGTGCCGTTTGAGGGTGGGttgtga